In Oryza sativa Japonica Group chromosome 3, ASM3414082v1, one DNA window encodes the following:
- the LOC4333656 gene encoding uncharacterized protein, which translates to MDQVDVDVQQRKDGSPPAVAVTLRPLGLADADDFMAWASDERVMRFLRRPLCAAREQAVAQIRDTVLGHPWFRAICVDDDDAGAGRRPVGQVSVWPYADEGGHRANLGYALSHGLWGRGIATAAITMVVARVFDELPGLERLEAVTDVENVRSQRALEKAGFRKEGVLRRYIVRRSGEVMDAVIYSFLASDRPSAHGATRGEAPITFYGKSVLV; encoded by the exons ATGGATCAGGTGGACGTCGACGTACAGCAGCGGAAGGatggctcgccgccggcggtggcagtGACGCTCCGGCCGCTCGGGCTGGCGGACGCCGACGACTTCATGGCGTGGGCGTCGGACGAGCGCGTGATGCGGTTCCTGAGGCGGCCGCTGTGCGCGGCGCGGGAGCAGGCCGTGGCGCAGATCAGGGACACGGTGCTGGGCCACCCGTGGTTCCGCGCCAtctgcgtcgacgacgacgacgccggcgccggccgccgccccgtcgGCCAGGTCTCCGTCTGGCCGTACGCCGACGAGGGCGGCCACAGGGCCAACCTCGGCTACGCCCTGTCGCACGGCCTCTGGGGCCGAggcatcgccaccgccgccatcacaATG GTGGTGGCGAGGGTGTTCGACGAGCTGCCGGGGCTGgagcggctggaggcggtgacGGACGTGGAGAACGTGCGGTCGCAGAGGGCGCTCGAGAAGGCCGGGTTCAGGAAGGAGGGCGTGCTGCGCAGGTACATCGTCCGCCGGAGCGGCGAGGTGATGGACGCCGTCATCTACAGCTTCTTGGCGTCCGATCGACCGTCCGCCCATGGCGCGACGCGAGGAGAAGCACCCATTACATTCTACGGGAAGTCTGTGTTAGTGTAG